The genomic DNA ATGTACATGTATATCGAAATAATTGCTAGTGCGATAGGTGGGTCAGACGTTGATTTTACAATAATTCTTGGTTTGTAGATAAGGTGGATGTGACAGATGGGAATGATGCCTATCCCACCACGCAACCTTGACATCCTCATAGTATATAAATATGGAAAATTCTATAGGATATGTTTGTTTTCGGAATAatattcaactcaattcaactcaactccacttatcttcaattcaacatcacaatcattattttttttttatttttttaatacttttaaccattcaattcaattttttatattaaattctctcaattattcattatttttttcacaattcaacaatacaatcattacttaattattattttctctcaattatttattactttttcacactttttctcataattcaacaatacaatcattacaaaccaattaaaatcaaaactaactcaactctcaatccaaacacactcatAATGACTCGGTCTctgtttaattttaaaattttattatatttcatttaatttcacttatttataatttaataatataattattattttttatttttttctttaatttttttaaccgtttaatttaatttttaatactaaattctcttaattatttttttttttcacaatttaacaacacaatcatttactttctctcaattattcatttttttcataatttaacaatacaatcattattttttttctctttaccttattattataatctcaattaaatatatataaatataattggaATAGAGTGGAGTGTAACTCTACTCCATTTCCAAACAACCATTCAGTCTCTCCATGATACTGTGTGACATGGGGTCTCCCCACCATTAGATATTTAGTGCGCCGTAGGGTCACGTGCATTTAATGCGAGAGAAGTCGTGTTCCCGTGACACGGAGTCATATTAGaaataagaaatttcattatttattcATAGTTGGGTTTGGTAGTTACTTGAAATCGACGATAAAGATAAAGCAAACATATTATTGGTGGGACCAAATTCCATCCTCTCAATCAACGATTTCAAGGAAAATTTCACGCGCAAGTCCAATGTCTTCGGGACAGTCCTGCCTCGGGACCACAGGGCCTGCGGTGATTCTACGTTATCATTTCCttaacattattattttcctaatGAAGCTAGGATGATGCAAATTTCAATTCCAAAGACATGGGAGATTCCATATTTCCAACAAAGCCAATGcataaattttagtttttgcTTGATTCCTCACGCACGGATCACTTGGACCATAGATCTTTCGCCGTAAAGGACGAGATATTCTGCCTTTTCGAGGGGGCGCTGGACAACGTGGGCAGCCTGAGGCAACATTACGGGCTGCCAAAGTCTGTGAATGAAGTGATCCTTGTGATCGAGGCCTACAAGGCCCTCCGGGACCGGGCACCTTACCCTCCGAGCCACATGGTCGGCCACCTGAGCGGGAACTTCGCCTTCATTGTTTATGACAAGTCGACCTCGACTCTTTTCGCAGCTTCTGTAAGGCAAcgactctatatatataacacacTCGTGTTTAGCGATTTACTGGAGAATTCGTGATTGATTTGATGCTGTAATCTTTTGATGAAAAGGATCAATTCGGGAAGGTTCCTCTGTACTGGGGAATAACTGCCGATGGGTATGTCGCATTTGCTGATGATGCCGAGTTGCTTAAGGGAGCTTGTGGCAAGTCACTTGCTTCCTTCCCTCAAGGTCAGCTACAGCTATATCCCTAATTACTTGAGAATCTATTTGTTCAATTTTACTCATTCCGATTATGACGGAAAATGCCGTGCAATTTTCGCAGGTTGTTTCTTCTCGACTGCAATCGGGGAACTGAGAAGCTTTGAGAACCCGAAGAACAAGATCACTGCAGTTCCGGCAGATGAGGGAGAGATATGGGGCGCCAAATTTGAGGTGATATATCATTCCCTAAATCGTCTATGGCTTATGTAACGCCTAACAGTCAACATCGTAAAATTACATCGGTCTCGTCACGTCTCGAACCTTTCCCGAGTTTTCGATTAACGCGAAGTTACATCAGTATCGACTTCTCGGGTCGATATCTCTAATCTGTGGTGGGAAATTTGCACAGGTGGAGGGGCCACCAGTCCTAGCAGCCACAAAGTAGACGATTCACGATGGTGAAAAGGATGGTCCAGAAAACCGTACACAGAGGAGACTGAAGAGCCTTTCAGGGTTGGCTGGGTTTGATAGTTGTCGAATGCCCTGGTCTACGCCTATCGAGAGCGAGCGTTAGCAATAGGAAGTTTCTTTGCTTGTTAGCTTATGGCTTTTGTCAGTcattataaaatattgtaTAGCTAGGCTTGCTTGTGccttcaataaaaaaaattgttcaatATGGAACTTCTCGAGTCCCTTTGCATCCAGTGCTCCGCCTACATGGTGGGTCGGGCAATACCAACATAGGATTACGAGTTTCAGCAGTTTTGGGTAGAAGAGCGAAGCGGCGAGAGCTctcattattttatcattaACCAATATTAAGCTTTTGATATAGAAGAGCGAACTACCGAACTATTCGAAAATGTTACAAGGAGTGCTCTTTTCTGTACATTACACGGGTCGATGAAGTAAAGAGACGGGATCTTATTTGGGCAAAAGGCGGCAAGCCAGTGTCGATACAAAGTCCTTGAAGAAGTCCAAAGAGCATCAAGAAGATGGATATACTGGACAGATTTCCTCCAAGCTGCAAGAAAACCAAAAGTCAATTCAGtcctaaaaataaatttaagtgGAAGGTAGTAACTCACCTTCTTCCCAAGCACTCGATGATATCACCAGTGAGGGTCGATCTTCTCTTACTCTCGAAGGCGATTCCAGCAGCCTTCCTCAGTAAAGCAGATGCAGCAATGCAACCCAACAACGTCGGGTTCATTTGGCTGTAAATGGAAGGTAATAAGTAAAATATTCTATAGACGGGAGAACATACAAAAGAAAAGTAGGATTAGTATCCTCAGGGCCATCGAAAATTGAAGAGGAAACACTAGAGAATTTGTATCCAACAATCTTTCCTTTCCATAACACATTTCTTGTCAACAAACTATACCAATAAATAGAAAGGGCTGTCGGGCAACTCTTGCGCAACGAATAAAACCCGGAGATTCGGAGGACAGTTTAATAAGAAAGACCTGATTCTTGGATCTGTTTCAGCTGCTTTACCATGTTGTCGGGCCCAAGATAAGAACACTGCAACACTGCCAACACAGAAAGAGGATTTCCACACAGCACAATCAAGAGATCAATCTTTAAGGTTCTACACAAccaaaatacacatttcccaagtcaaaaattttaactttaactttaactcaacacactacacaatcatttgtcattttccacaatcaaaatcaaaattactctaactctgaaaccaaacgcaccataaaATTCTAAAGAACATGAGAACCAAAAATAAGGCGAGCTGGAGAAAAGCAgagtaatatattttaaacaaTCTTCTTCAATTCAGCCTAATACTCCATTCAGttgaaaattatcaaaagatTGGAGATAAATATTACCTCCCAGAGAGTATGTCCCCCTGGCCACCACAGCGGCGAGGTGAACCATAAATACTCACCGACTTAACTGCACAGAACAGTAACTGTCAGAAAACATACATTATCCTTGACAGGATGACATGTAATTTAAGCAACCCAAGAATGTAAGCAACAGTAACGAGTTTTGACAAGAAGGCCAAACACTAAACCAATGGTTTAATTAAGGTACCTGTATCACCGTCACTCATCAGGTCAGACTTTCCCTTCCTTAAGATAGTAACACCGCCAATCCTGTTCAGGAGGGCAAGTGGCAGTTAGATCGATCATAGACAAGATTGAAAAGTACTCATCACGAGACTTAGTGGGTTTCCGATAAAAGTAGCAAAATATAACAAAGAACCTTACCTTTTGGCAAGTAATTGCACTTGTTGATGAGCACCGGGATCAATTACTTCAGCATTGAGCACCTTACTAACTAGGCGCTTATATTCATTCACATTTGGGGTCAGAACTGCTAAGGGATAACCACTGACAACATCAAGATGGTTGGTAACAAGAAAGAGCCCATCCTGCCAGAGGAAACACCACTGTGAGAACATGAAGAAAATGGCCAAGCAAGCAATCGAGCGGGATAAGCATTGTTTCCACTCACATACCCCGTCCACGACGATTGGAACATTTGACTGTCTTGCATGCTTAATGATATCACTAACACAGTCCTGGAAATAAAATGAGGATCAGAGAAATTCATTTGCCTTAAAACTTtacataaataatataattcttTCCAACAGCCATGAAGACACTTGAGCATTATCGTTGAAAccacaaaaaagaaatgacACTCTAGTCATGAGGACACATGAAGCGACAAAAGCGGGTCAAATTTTTCAAGACAAATCATGGAAACTCAAAAGAAATTGCCAACTGTGCACCAGAAGAAACGGGTCTCTTCCAAGACCAGGGCCTACTACGAGACAATCAAATCTTTCTAGCCACTTATCAATCTCAGCAAGAACCCTGTCTTTGATGTTACTTTTGTCTTCATCcctgaaaatattttctcaagCTAATCAGAATTGTCAAATAATGAAGTTCATATACTGTGTTAAAAATCACACAGTACGCAAGTTCACCTGACATTGTAAGATTCTTCTAATATTGGGTGCACAATCAGTTCTGGACTATAACCTTTTATGACTGGCGCAGCATCTCTGGTGCAGAAAACATGTGATAAATCTGCACCCTGTACATCATAATGGGAGTTTAATCTAGTTTATCAAGCAAAGGTAAAAGAACAtgcttcccccccccccccccaaacaatctttttaaaaaaatggcaATTAAGAgcataacataaaattgcaaacAAGCACAACAAAAATGGAAAACTACAGCAAATGACACAGAGCACTAACAATTTTTAAAGCTGAAATAGCTGCAAAATAAGGAGCTCCAGTGTACTCACGACAGCCACCAACAACAGCAATCTTCCCTGGTCAACATATCAGAAGAGCAAAGGATAAGTCTAAGCTTCTGCTGTCCCCAGCCATTCACCATAAAATGAAACATATCAGTCTGAATGACAACCAAGGCT from Punica granatum isolate Tunisia-2019 chromosome 2, ASM765513v2, whole genome shotgun sequence includes the following:
- the LOC116195370 gene encoding stem-specific protein TSJT1-like; the encoded protein is MLGVFSGSIVSPPDELVAAGCRTPSPKITADALVKRFVETTSGAVSVQVGDQVRLAFTHHNESALRPRSFAVKDEIFCLFEGALDNVGSLRQHYGLPKSVNEVILVIEAYKALRDRAPYPPSHMVGHLSGNFAFIVYDKSTSTLFAASDQFGKVPLYWGITADGYVAFADDAELLKGACGKSLASFPQGCFFSTAIGELRSFENPKNKITAVPADEGEIWGAKFEVEGPPVLAATK
- the LOC116195369 gene encoding ATP-dependent (S)-NAD(P)H-hydrate dehydratase isoform X1 codes for the protein MLIRYGMNARLPLYNSAKGCVFASSSVLRRQQFLIRTLGGCNSQSYQQRVGGIRSMAASGIEADADSILRAITPVLESTKHKGQAGKIAVVGGCREYTGAPYFAAISALKIGADLSHVFCTRDAAPVIKGYSPELIVHPILEESYNVRDEDKSNIKDRVLAEIDKWLERFDCLVVGPGLGRDPFLLDCVSDIIKHARQSNVPIVVDGDGLFLVTNHLDVVSGYPLAVLTPNVNEYKRLVSKVLNAEVIDPGAHQQVQLLAKRIGGVTILRKGKSDLMSDGDTVKSVSIYGSPRRCGGQGDILSGSVAVFLSWARQHGKAAETDPRISQMNPTLLGCIAASALLRKAAGIAFESKRRSTLTGDIIECLGRSLEEICPVYPSS
- the LOC116195369 gene encoding ATP-dependent (S)-NAD(P)H-hydrate dehydratase isoform X2 — translated: MLIRYGMNARLPLYNSAKGCVFASSSVLRRQQFLIRTLGGCNSQSYQQRVGGIRSMAASGIEADADSILRAITPVLESTKHKGQAGKIAVVGGCREYTGAPYFAAISALKIDCVSDIIKHARQSNVPIVVDGDGLFLVTNHLDVVSGYPLAVLTPNVNEYKRLVSKVLNAEVIDPGAHQQVQLLAKRIGGVTILRKGKSDLMSDGDTVKSVSIYGSPRRCGGQGDILSGSVAVFLSWARQHGKAAETDPRISQMNPTLLGCIAASALLRKAAGIAFESKRRSTLTGDIIECLGRSLEEICPVYPSS